Proteins encoded within one genomic window of Brachybacterium avium:
- a CDS encoding carbohydrate ABC transporter permease, which yields MSTTTPSPAVPTDGESRPRPPLVHHKRRIDPLYYLFLFPSLALFSLAVTLPALLGFGYSFTNSIGFGDWEFIGFRNYVAMFRDQGILGSYTFTLGFSLITVIVVNILAFALALGLTSKIRFTTALRTIYVIPMVISGIVIAFVFQYLFANTVPGIGQAIGSDALSSTILADPDWAWLSIVIVTAWQSIPGTMLIYIAGLVTIPAEVYEAGSIDGATGWQSVRHITLPLVSGFIVINTILGFKNYLNAYDIIVGLTDGGPGVATRSVAMAIFRGFEGGDYAYQMANAMVFFLISIALALLQLRITRGRTAF from the coding sequence ATGTCGACGACGACACCATCGCCCGCTGTTCCCACGGACGGCGAGAGCCGACCTCGCCCCCCGCTCGTCCACCACAAACGGCGGATCGACCCCCTCTACTACCTGTTCCTGTTCCCTTCGCTCGCCCTGTTCAGCCTCGCGGTCACGCTGCCGGCGCTGCTGGGCTTCGGCTACAGCTTCACCAACTCCATCGGCTTCGGTGACTGGGAGTTCATCGGGTTCCGGAACTATGTCGCGATGTTCCGCGATCAGGGGATCCTGGGGTCGTACACCTTCACACTAGGCTTCTCGCTGATCACCGTGATCGTGGTGAACATCCTCGCCTTCGCACTGGCCCTGGGCCTGACCTCGAAGATCCGCTTCACCACCGCGCTGCGCACGATTTACGTGATCCCGATGGTCATCTCCGGCATCGTCATCGCCTTCGTGTTCCAGTACCTGTTCGCGAACACCGTGCCCGGCATCGGCCAGGCGATCGGCTCGGACGCGCTGTCCAGCACGATCCTCGCCGATCCCGACTGGGCCTGGCTGTCGATCGTGATCGTCACCGCCTGGCAGTCGATCCCCGGCACGATGCTGATCTACATCGCCGGGCTGGTGACCATCCCCGCCGAGGTCTATGAGGCCGGATCGATCGATGGTGCGACCGGCTGGCAGAGCGTCCGGCACATCACCCTGCCGCTGGTCTCCGGCTTCATCGTCATCAACACGATCCTCGGCTTCAAGAACTACCTCAACGCCTACGACATCATCGTGGGCCTGACCGACGGCGGCCCGGGCGTGGCCACCCGGTCCGTGGCGATGGCGATCTTCCGCGGGTTCGAGGGCGGCGACTACGCCTACCAGATGGCGAACGCGATGGTCTTCTTCCTGATCTCGATAGCCCTCGCGCTCCTCCAGCTCCGCATCACCCGAGGAAGGACGGCGTTCTGA
- a CDS encoding glycoside hydrolase family 13 protein, translating to MILHPNPHPHLLPPTTEPGGSPTVTAAPLTSPSATRSDADWWRQAAVYQIYPRSFADGNGDGIGDLAGIISRVPYLAELGVDAVWLSPFYPSALADGGYDVDDYRDVDPTIGTLEEFDEMVAALHGVGIKLIVDVVPNHSSDRHVWFQEALASPKGSDARERYIFRDGRGEQGEEPPADWTSIFSGPAWTRVPDGQWYLHSFATEQPDFNWRHPEVHEDFLHTLRFWSDRGVDGFRIDVAHGLSKDLGEVLPSTAELRAMPKDGTHPLWDRDDVHEIYAEWRELFDQYEPPRIAVAEAWVETPERRARYASPEGLGQAFNFDLMEADFDAVHFRDIVTDNLAQSAVTGSSTTWVFSNHDGVRHATRYGLPPRAGRAVKQGAEWVAAGGPEGGIDRELGLRRARAATMFELALPGSAYLYQGEELGLHEVAEIPDEERQDPAFLRTTAADRGFDGLGRDGCRVPLPWTRSGSSFGFGEGGGHLPQPAWFADFSVEVEDGTAGSTLEMYREALRLRTELQGEETLEWDEALSSDDVLAFERPGGWLSVTNFGAEPVTLPAGELLLASGELAAAADGSAVLPGATTAWLRQSAA from the coding sequence ATGATCCTGCACCCGAATCCGCATCCGCATCTGCTTCCACCCACGACAGAACCTGGAGGTTCCCCGACAGTGACCGCAGCTCCCCTGACTTCTCCCTCCGCCACCCGGTCCGACGCCGACTGGTGGCGCCAGGCGGCCGTCTACCAGATCTATCCGCGCTCCTTCGCGGACGGCAACGGCGACGGCATCGGCGACCTGGCCGGCATCATCTCGCGCGTCCCGTATCTTGCCGAGCTCGGCGTGGACGCGGTGTGGCTGAGCCCCTTCTACCCCTCTGCTCTCGCCGACGGGGGCTACGACGTGGATGACTACCGCGATGTGGATCCGACGATCGGCACCCTCGAGGAGTTCGACGAAATGGTCGCCGCCCTGCACGGGGTCGGCATCAAGCTCATCGTCGACGTGGTCCCGAACCACTCCTCGGATCGGCACGTCTGGTTCCAAGAGGCGCTGGCCTCCCCGAAGGGCTCTGATGCTCGCGAGCGCTATATCTTCCGCGATGGTCGCGGGGAGCAGGGCGAGGAGCCACCCGCGGACTGGACCTCGATCTTCAGCGGCCCGGCCTGGACCCGGGTGCCGGACGGCCAGTGGTACCTGCACTCCTTCGCCACCGAGCAGCCCGATTTCAACTGGAGGCACCCGGAGGTCCATGAGGACTTCCTGCACACCCTGAGGTTCTGGTCGGACCGGGGGGTGGACGGCTTCCGGATCGACGTGGCGCATGGGCTCTCGAAGGACCTCGGCGAGGTACTGCCCAGCACGGCGGAGCTGCGGGCGATGCCGAAGGACGGCACCCATCCGCTGTGGGACCGCGACGACGTGCACGAGATCTATGCCGAGTGGCGTGAGCTGTTCGATCAGTACGAGCCGCCGCGGATCGCGGTCGCGGAGGCCTGGGTGGAGACTCCGGAGCGTCGTGCGCGGTACGCGAGCCCTGAGGGGCTCGGCCAGGCGTTCAACTTCGACCTCATGGAGGCCGATTTCGATGCCGTGCACTTCCGCGACATCGTCACCGACAACCTCGCGCAGTCCGCGGTGACCGGGTCGTCCACGACCTGGGTGTTCTCGAACCATGACGGGGTGCGTCATGCCACCCGGTACGGTCTGCCGCCGCGTGCCGGGCGGGCCGTGAAGCAGGGGGCTGAGTGGGTGGCCGCCGGCGGTCCGGAAGGCGGTATCGATCGTGAGCTGGGGCTTCGCCGTGCCCGGGCGGCGACGATGTTCGAGCTGGCCCTGCCCGGCAGCGCATACCTGTACCAGGGGGAGGAGCTGGGCCTGCACGAGGTCGCGGAGATCCCGGATGAGGAGCGGCAGGATCCGGCGTTCCTGCGCACCACTGCCGCAGATCGCGGCTTCGACGGACTGGGTCGTGACGGCTGCCGGGTCCCGCTGCCGTGGACCCGGTCGGGCTCCTCCTTCGGCTTCGGCGAGGGCGGGGGGCATCTGCCGCAGCCGGCCTGGTTCGCGGATTTCTCCGTCGAGGTCGAGGACGGCACCGCCGGTTCGACGCTCGAGATGTACCGCGAGGCATTGCGCCTGCGCACAGAGCTGCAGGGCGAGGAGACGCTCGAGTGGGACGAGGCGCTCTCCAGTGATGACGTGCTCGCCTTCGAGCGTCCCGGCGGTTGGTTGAGCGTCACGAACTTCGGAGCAGAACCGGTGACACTGCCCGCTGGCGAGTTGCTGCTGGCCAGCGGCGAGCTCGCAGCGGCGGCCGATGGTTCGGCGGTGCTGCCGGGTGCGACCACGGCGTGGCTGCGCCAGTCGGCGGCCTGA
- a CDS encoding carbohydrate ABC transporter permease gives MSTATPAASAAPAGSPTDTSTAPPPAARRRRGRVGRERISWTTTGLLLVGSLAVLVPLYITVNMALKTTEQAVGGNAFALPDPFTFSSFVEAWNLTNFPRGFAISIFITVIAVVGEIVISALAAYAIVRNWDRRAFRWSFFYLLAAMFIPFPVVALPQIQLTGMLGLDNPLGVAILHIAFSLAFNTLLLTAFLRTIPLELEESMRMDGAGTWKVFWTLILPLLAPMCATVGIFAFIASWNDFMMPSLIISDPTLQTIPVLQNMFQTQFSNSYNVAFASYLMAMAPAIIVYLFAQRWVMSGLTQGAIK, from the coding sequence ATGAGCACTGCGACTCCCGCCGCATCTGCGGCCCCTGCCGGTTCCCCCACCGACACCTCGACCGCCCCGCCGCCGGCTGCGCGCCGCCGCCGCGGCCGGGTGGGACGCGAGCGCATCAGCTGGACCACCACCGGGCTGCTCCTGGTGGGCTCGCTGGCCGTGCTGGTGCCGCTGTACATCACCGTGAACATGGCGCTGAAGACCACCGAGCAGGCGGTCGGCGGCAATGCCTTCGCGCTCCCGGACCCGTTCACGTTCTCGAGCTTCGTCGAGGCCTGGAACCTCACGAACTTCCCGCGCGGCTTCGCGATCTCGATCTTCATCACGGTGATCGCCGTGGTCGGCGAGATCGTGATCTCGGCGCTCGCCGCCTACGCAATCGTGCGCAACTGGGATCGACGAGCCTTCCGCTGGTCGTTCTTCTACCTGCTGGCGGCGATGTTCATCCCGTTCCCGGTGGTCGCGCTGCCCCAGATCCAGCTGACGGGCATGCTCGGGCTGGACAACCCGCTGGGGGTCGCGATCCTGCACATCGCCTTCTCCCTGGCGTTCAACACGCTGCTGCTGACCGCCTTCCTGCGCACCATCCCGCTTGAGCTCGAGGAGTCGATGCGGATGGACGGCGCCGGCACCTGGAAGGTGTTCTGGACGCTGATCCTCCCGTTGCTGGCGCCGATGTGCGCGACCGTGGGCATCTTCGCGTTCATCGCGTCGTGGAACGACTTCATGATGCCCTCGCTGATCATCTCGGACCCGACGCTGCAGACCATCCCGGTGCTGCAGAACATGTTCCAGACCCAGTTCAGCAACAGCTACAACGTCGCTTTCGCCTCCTACCTGATGGCGATGGCACCGGCGATCATCGTCTACCTGTTCGCTCAGCGGTGGGTGATGTCCGGCCTCACCCAGGGCGCGATCAAGTAA